A single Phragmites australis chromosome 4, lpPhrAust1.1, whole genome shotgun sequence DNA region contains:
- the LOC133915365 gene encoding dolichol-phosphate mannose synthase subunit 3-like, translating into MKHIFKIVAMLVAISAIWIALLETSTVPRSYTWLLPIYLVVALGCYGLFMVGFGLMFFPTCPQEAVLLQQDIVEAKEFLAKKGVDVVSE; encoded by the exons ATGAAGCACATATTCAAGATTGTTGCAATGCTGGTAGCAATCTCAGCCATCTGGATTGCTCTCCTTGAAACCTCTACTGTTCCTCGAAGTTATACTTGGTTG CTTCCGATCTACTTGGTAGTGGCTCTTGGATGCTACGGCCTTTTTATGGTTGGATTTGGACTTATGTTCTTCCCAACTTGTCCTCAAGAAGCTGTACTACTACAACAG GATATTGTGGAGGCAAAGGAGTTCTTAGCAAAGAAGGGTGTTGATGTGGTTTCTGAGTGA